Proteins encoded within one genomic window of Caldisericum sp.:
- a CDS encoding zinc ABC transporter substrate-binding protein, whose translation MRKLFIVAIVLVLTVGLFTGCGKKETSKLKVAVTIYPFYDAVQAISGGLVDVVVIVPPGSSPHTYSLTPQDIKNLEGVSVIFENNFGLEEFLKPVMSSLNARVVNVSEPLKDVVEKHEGNPHLWLNPEYFIKQSEVIKNTLIEIDPAHKDTYEKNFETYKSQILTKASELKEKLNTLQNRNVITFHDAFPYFAEYFGLNILASIEPDPNKMPTPKQIIEIENLIKKYNVKVVFKEPELSSDIYKSIIEDTGVKVIDLMPLGDGEKIKTYIELMEYNVDTIYDALK comes from the coding sequence ATGAGAAAATTATTCATAGTTGCTATCGTTTTGGTTTTAACAGTTGGGCTTTTTACTGGTTGTGGAAAGAAAGAAACCTCGAAGTTAAAGGTTGCGGTTACCATTTACCCTTTTTACGATGCAGTTCAGGCAATTTCGGGTGGACTTGTTGATGTTGTTGTTATTGTGCCGCCGGGAAGTTCGCCACACACATACTCACTTACGCCACAGGATATTAAGAATCTTGAAGGTGTTTCTGTCATTTTCGAGAACAATTTCGGGCTTGAGGAGTTTTTGAAGCCTGTTATGTCTTCGCTTAATGCAAGGGTGGTTAATGTATCAGAGCCTCTTAAAGATGTTGTTGAAAAGCACGAGGGGAACCCTCACCTATGGCTTAATCCTGAGTATTTCATTAAACAAAGCGAAGTGATAAAGAACACGCTTATTGAAATTGACCCAGCGCATAAGGACACTTATGAGAAGAATTTCGAAACATACAAGAGCCAAATTCTTACGAAAGCAAGTGAACTCAAGGAGAAGTTGAATACCTTGCAAAATCGAAATGTTATTACCTTCCATGATGCCTTCCCGTATTTTGCAGAGTACTTTGGGCTTAATATTCTTGCATCAATTGAACCGGATCCAAACAAGATGCCAACACCAAAGCAGATTATAGAAATTGAGAACCTCATTAAGAAGTACAATGTGAAAGTCGTGTTTAAAGAACCAGAACTCTCTTCTGACATATACAAATCGATTATTGAGGATACAGGGGTTAAGGTCATCGACTTAATGCCTCTGGGTGATGGAGAAAAAATAAAGACATATATTGAACTTATGGAGTATAATGTAGATACGATTTACGATGCGCTAAAATAA